One Setaria viridis chromosome 5, Setaria_viridis_v4.0, whole genome shotgun sequence genomic region harbors:
- the LOC117858575 gene encoding phosphoenolpyruvate carboxylase 4, whose product MLDTTDDIAEGISFQAFEDDCRLLATLLHDVLLRELGPRFIHILERIRILAQSAVSTRAAGMDDTAAIVESQLEADLAAMSLEDALCVARAFSHYLNLMGIAETHHRVRKARNVEQLSKSCDDIFGKLIQSGVPPKQLYDTVCKQEVEIVLTAHPTQINRRTLQYKHLRVAHLLEFNARPDLSHEDKEMLIEDLVREITAIWQTDELRRHKPTPVDEARAGLHIVEQSLWKAVPHYLRRVSSALKKHTGSPLPLTCTPIKFGSWMGGDRDGNPNVTAKVTRDVSLLSRWMAIDLYIRELDNLSFELSVKRCSDKVTSLANEILLKASEDLKANAWNQTVPQNNAKLHHSLALPAQLPSGADLPSCTECSDGESQFRMINLPRNPKNGGLNLPEKFEDGPLSSPTGRQSQMGRTPSGSQLRKLLKESNMGRSSSFRKLLEPSISDKPGITPYRVVLGHVKEKLVKTRRRLELLLEDLPCDYDTEEYCETSDQLLEPLLLCYQSLQSCGSSVLADGRLADLIRRVATFGMVLMKLDVRQESGRHTEALDAVTSYLDLGVYSEWVEEKKLDFLTRELKGKRPLVPPSIEVAADVKEVLDTFKVAAELGSDSLGAYVISMASNASDVLAVELLQKDARLTVSGDLGRPCPGGTLRVVPLFETVKDLREAGSAIRKLLSIDWYREHVIKNHNGHQEVMVGYSDSGKDAGRFTAAWELYKAQEDVVAACNEFGIKVTLFHGRGGSIGRGGGPTYLAIQSQPPGSVMGTLRSTEQGEMVQAKFGLPQTAVRQLEIYTTAVLLATLRPPQPPRDPNWRHLMEEISRVSCAHYRRTVYEDPDFITYFQEATPQAELGFLNIGSRPAKRKPAGGISSLRAIPWVFAWTQTRLVLPAWLGVGTGLQGALDGGHGEELRAMYAEWPFFQSTVDLIEMVTAKADAPMAAHYEAMLVAPERRAVGGELRRELARTERCVLAVSGHAKLTAHNRSLRRLIESRLAYLNPINMLQVEVLRRLRRDDDNRRLRDALLITINGIAAGMRNTG is encoded by the exons atgcTGGACACGACGGATGACATCGCGGAGGGCATATCGTTCCAGGCGTTCGAGGACGACTGCCGCCTCCTCGCCACCCTCCTCCACGACGTCCTCCTCCGCGAGCTCGGCCCCCGCTTCATCCACATCCTCGAGCGCATCCGCATCCTCGCCCAG AGCGCCGTCTCCACGCGCGCggcggggatggatgacacggCGGCCATCGTCGAGAGCCAGCTGgaggccgacctcgccgccatgTCCCTCGAGGACGCGCTCTGCGTCGCCCGGGCCTTCTCCCACTACCTCAACCTCATGGGCATCGCGGAGACCCATCACAG GGTTCGGAAAGCACGCAACGTAGAACAACTCTCAAAATCTTGTGATGATATATTTGGTAAGCTGATTCAAAGTGGCGTCCCTCCGAAACAACTATATGACACTGTTTGCAAGCAG GAGGTTGAAATTGTTCTGACAGCTCATCCCACCCAAATAAATCGGCGAACTTTGCAATACAAGCACCTCAGAGTAGCT CATCTTTTGGAGTTCAATGCACGCCCTGATCTTAGCCATGAGGATAAAGAAATGCTCATTGAAGATCTG GTAAGGGAAATCACAGCAATATGGCAGACAGATGAGTTGAGGCGCCATAAACCTACACCAGTTGACGAAGCTAGAGCTG GTCTTCATATTGTGGAGCAATCCCTTTGGAAAGCGGTACCACACTATCTTCGCCGTGTTAGCAGTGCTCTAAAGAAG CACACTGGAAGCCCACTTCCACTAACCTGCACACCAATCAAGTTTGGTTCTTGGATGGGTGGGGACCGAGATGGAAATCCTAATGTTACAGCAAAA GTGACTAGGGATGTTTCATTGTTGTCCCGGTGGATGGCAATTGACTTATACATCAGGGAATTAGACAATCTCAGCTTTGAACTGTCTGTCAAGAGATGCAGTGACAAGGTTACAAGCTTGGCTAATGAAATTTTGCTCAAAG CATCCGAGGACCTAAAGGCCAACGCCTGGAACCAAACAGTACCTCAAAACAATGCAAAGCTACACCATAGCTTGGCGCTACCTGCACAGCTTCCTTCTGGTGCTGATCTTCCTTCATGTACAG AATGCAGTGATGGAGAATCCCAATTCAGGATGATAAATCTTCCAAGGAACCCAA AAAAT GGAGGTCTTAATTTACCAGAAAAATTTGAAGACGGTCCATTGTCATCTCCTACTGGTCGTCAATCGCAGATGGGTAGAACTCCAAGTGGCAGTCAACTGAGGAAGTTGTTGAAAGAATCTAATATGGGTCGATCAAGTAGCTTTAGGAAGTTACTTGAGCCAagcatatcagacaaaccaggAATTACTCCTTACAGGGTTGTCCTTGGTCATGTGAAAGAAAAG CTGGTGAAGACACGCAGAAGGCTAGAACTTCTTCTTGAGGATTTACCATGTGACTATGACACTGAAGAATATTGTGAAACATCAGATCAACTTTTGGAGCCCTTGCTCTTGTGCTATCAATCACTG CAATCATGTGGATCTAGCGTGCTTGCTGATGGCCGATTGGCAGATTTGATACGAAGGGTTGCAACCTTTGGTATGGTGCTAATGAAGCTCGATGTGCGCCAG GAATCTGGTCGACACACAGAAGCTCTTGATGCTGTCACATCTTATTTGGATCTTGGCGTTTATAGTGAGTGGGTTGAAGAAAAGAAGTTGGATTTCTTGACTAGAGAGCTGAAAGGGAAGCGTCCACTAGTTCCTCCAAGCATAGAG GTTGCTGCTGATGTGAAAGAAGTTCTGGACACCTTCAAGGTTGCTGCAGAATTAGGGAGCGACTCGCTTGGAGCATATGTGATTTCCATGGCCTCAAAT GCAAGTGATGTCCTTGCTGTTGAGCTGTTGCAGAAGGATGCAAGGCTTACAGTTAGCGGGGACCTAGGAAGGCCATGTCCTGGTGGAAC GTTAAGAGTTGTTCCGTTGTTTGAGACCGTGAAAGATTTGCGAGAAGCTGGCTCAGCAATCAGGAAGCTGCTATCCATCGACTGGTACAGGGAGCATGTCATCAAGAACCACAATGGCCACCAGGAG GTCATGGTGGGCTACTCGGACTCCGGCAAGGACGCCGGGCGGTTCACGGCCGCATGGGAGCTGTACAAGGCTCAGGAAGACGTGGTCGCCGCGTGCAACGAGTTCGGGATCAAGGTGACGCTCTTCCACGGCCGTGGCGGCAGCAtcggccgcggtggcgggcCGACCTACCTGGCCATCCAGTCGCAGCCTCCCGGCTCAGTAATG GGCACGCTCCGGTCGACGGAGCAAGGCGAGATGGTGCAGGCCAAGTTCGGTCTGCCGCAGACCGCCGTCCGCCAGCTGGAGATCTACACGACTGCGGTGCTCCTGGCGACGCTGCGGCCACCGCAGCCGCCGCGGGACCCCAACTGGCGCCACCTGATGGAGGAGATCTCCCGCGTGAGCTGCGCGCACTACCGGCGCACGGTGTACgaggacccggacttcatcACCTACTTCCAGGAGGCGACGCCGCAGGCGGAGCTCGGGTTCCTCAACATCGGCAGCCGGCCGGCGAAGCGGAAGCCGGCGGGGGGCATCTCGAGCCTGCGCGCCATCCCCTGGGTGTTCGCGTGGACGCAGACGCGGCTGGTGCTCCCGGCGTGGCTGGGCGTCGGGACGGGGCTGCAGGGCGCGCTGGACGGCGGGCACGGCGAGGAGCTCCGCGCCATGTACGCGGAGTGGCCCTTCTTCCAGAGCACGGTGGACCTGATCGAGATGGTGACGGCGAAGGCGGACGCGCCCATGGCGGCGCACTACGAGGCGATGCTGGTGGCCCCCGAGCGGCGCGCGGTGGGCGGGGAGCTGCGCCGGGAGCTGGCGCGCACGGAGCGGTGCGTGCTGGCGGTGAGCGGGCACGCCAAGCTCACGGCGCACAACCGGAGCCTGCGCCGGCTCATCGAGAGCCGGCTGGCCTACCTCAACCCCATCAACATGCTGCAGGTGGAGGTGCTCCGGAGGctacggcgggacgacgacaacCGCAGGCTCCGCGACGCGCTGCTCATCACCATCAACGGCATCGCCGCCGGCATGCGCAACACAGGCTGA
- the LOC117858581 gene encoding uncharacterized protein isoform X2 encodes MRPARGRRLLALGLALLVALGACAGQGEEDDGSDSPTAPMEEKERAALYAAIESFVGKGWNGSGIYPDPCGWSPIQGVSCDLFNGLWYPTSISIGPVLDNSLQCAPDAKFSPQLFDLRRLRTLSFYSCFPASNPTAIPAASWEKLSSSLETLEFRTNPGLTGAVPASLGRLASLQSLVLVENNLTGAVPAELGALLKLRRLVLSGNGLSGPIPATLGALRGLLKLDLSNNQLQGGIPPELGGLKSLTLLDLRNNSLTGALPGFVLGMVSLQDLLLSNNPLGGTLPASGWERLSGLATLDLSNVGLAGAIPESMAALSGLRFLALDHNRLTGPVPARLAQLPSIGAMYLNGNNLTGALGFAPGFYRRMGRRFASWDNPGLCYDVAAVDAAHAPAGVVVCKDLQEPGAGAGAREDGGRKPEASSNLMASSSVGFSAAWPGGFWSMVAVQGTMAALLGSVLL; translated from the exons ATGAGACCCGCTCGCGGCCGCCGGCTGCTGGCGCTCGGCCTCGCGTTGCTGGTGGCGCTCGGCGCCTGCGCGGGCCAaggggaggaggacgacgggTCCGACTCCCCGACGGCGCCGATGGAGGAGAAGGAGCGGGCGGCGCTGTACGCGGCCATCGAGAGCTTCGTCGGCAAGGGGTGGAACGGCTCCGGCATCTACCCCGACCCCTGCGGCTGGTCGCCCATCCAG GGGGTGTCATGTGACTTGTTCAATGGCTTGTGGTACCCAACATCGATCAGCATTGGCCCAGTTCTTGACAACTCACTGCAGTGCGCCCCTGACGCCAAGTTCAGCCCCCAGCTGTTCGACCTGAGGCGCCTCCGGACGCTGTCCTTCTACAGCTGCTTCCCGGCGAGCAACCCCACGGCGATCCCCGCCGCCAGCTGGGAGAAGCTGTCGAGCAGCCTGGAGACGCTCGAGTTCCGCACCAACCCGGGCCTCACCGGCGCCGTCCCGGCCTCCCTCGGCCGCCTGGCCAGCCTGCAGTCGCTGGTGCTCGTCGAGAACAACCTCACAGGCGCCGTGCCCGCCGAGCTCGGCGCGCTGCTGAAGCTGAGGCGGCTGGTCCTGTCCGGGAACGGGCTGTCGGGGCCGATCCCGGCGACACTCG GTGCTCTGAGAGGGCTCCTCAAGCTGGACCTGAGCAACAACCAGCTGCAAGGGggcatcccgccggagctcggcggGCTCAAGAGCCTCACGCTGCTGGACCTCCGGAACAACAGCCTCACCGGCGCCCTGCCGGGGTTCGTGCTGGGCATGGTGTCGCTGCAGGACCTGCTGCTCTCGAACAACCCGCTGGGCGGGACCCTGCCGGCCTCCGGGTGGGAGAGGCTGTCCGGCCTGGCGACGCTGGACCTGTCCAACGTCGGGCTCGCCGGCGCGATACCGGAGTCGATGGCGGCGCTGTCCGGGCTGCGGTTCCTGGCGCTCGACCACAACCGGCTGACGGGCCCCGTGCCGGCGAGGCTGGCGCAGCTGCCCAGCATCGGCGCCATGTACCTGAACGGCAACAACCTGACTGGCGCGCTCGGGTTCGCGCCGGGGTTCTACCGGCGGATGGGGCGGCGGTTCGCGTCGTGGGACAACCCGGGGCTGTGCTACGACGTGGCCGCCGTGGACGCGGCCCACGCGCCCGCCGGGGTGGTGGTGTGCAAGGACCTGCAggagcccggcgccggcgctggcgcgcgGGAGGACGGGGGGAGGAAGCCCGAGGCGAGCTCGAACCtcatggcgtcgtcgtcggtcgGGTTCTCGGCCGCCTGGCCCGGCGGGTTCTGGTCCATGGTGGCGGTTCAGGGCACCATGGCTGCGCTCCTTGGGTCGGTGCTGCTATAG
- the LOC117858581 gene encoding uncharacterized protein isoform X1, which translates to MRPARGRRLLALGLALLVALGACAGQGEEDDGSDSPTAPMEEKERAALYAAIESFVGKGWNGSGIYPDPCGWSPIQGVSCDLFNGLWYPTSISIGPVLDNSLQCAPDAKFSPQLFDLRRLRTLSFYSCFPASNPTAIPAASWEKLSSSLETLEFRTNPGLTGAVPASLGRLASLQSLVLVENNLTGAVPAELGALLKLRRLVLSGNGLSGPIPATLGNPRRHDEQLIVDLSKNHLTGSLPPSLGALRGLLKLDLSNNQLQGGIPPELGGLKSLTLLDLRNNSLTGALPGFVLGMVSLQDLLLSNNPLGGTLPASGWERLSGLATLDLSNVGLAGAIPESMAALSGLRFLALDHNRLTGPVPARLAQLPSIGAMYLNGNNLTGALGFAPGFYRRMGRRFASWDNPGLCYDVAAVDAAHAPAGVVVCKDLQEPGAGAGAREDGGRKPEASSNLMASSSVGFSAAWPGGFWSMVAVQGTMAALLGSVLL; encoded by the exons ATGAGACCCGCTCGCGGCCGCCGGCTGCTGGCGCTCGGCCTCGCGTTGCTGGTGGCGCTCGGCGCCTGCGCGGGCCAaggggaggaggacgacgggTCCGACTCCCCGACGGCGCCGATGGAGGAGAAGGAGCGGGCGGCGCTGTACGCGGCCATCGAGAGCTTCGTCGGCAAGGGGTGGAACGGCTCCGGCATCTACCCCGACCCCTGCGGCTGGTCGCCCATCCAG GGGGTGTCATGTGACTTGTTCAATGGCTTGTGGTACCCAACATCGATCAGCATTGGCCCAGTTCTTGACAACTCACTGCAGTGCGCCCCTGACGCCAAGTTCAGCCCCCAGCTGTTCGACCTGAGGCGCCTCCGGACGCTGTCCTTCTACAGCTGCTTCCCGGCGAGCAACCCCACGGCGATCCCCGCCGCCAGCTGGGAGAAGCTGTCGAGCAGCCTGGAGACGCTCGAGTTCCGCACCAACCCGGGCCTCACCGGCGCCGTCCCGGCCTCCCTCGGCCGCCTGGCCAGCCTGCAGTCGCTGGTGCTCGTCGAGAACAACCTCACAGGCGCCGTGCCCGCCGAGCTCGGCGCGCTGCTGAAGCTGAGGCGGCTGGTCCTGTCCGGGAACGGGCTGTCGGGGCCGATCCCGGCGACACTCGGTAACCCCCGCCGCCACGACGAGCAGCTGATCGTGGACCTGAGCAAGAACCATCTAACCGGGTCTCTGCCTCCGTCGCTAGGTGCTCTGAGAGGGCTCCTCAAGCTGGACCTGAGCAACAACCAGCTGCAAGGGggcatcccgccggagctcggcggGCTCAAGAGCCTCACGCTGCTGGACCTCCGGAACAACAGCCTCACCGGCGCCCTGCCGGGGTTCGTGCTGGGCATGGTGTCGCTGCAGGACCTGCTGCTCTCGAACAACCCGCTGGGCGGGACCCTGCCGGCCTCCGGGTGGGAGAGGCTGTCCGGCCTGGCGACGCTGGACCTGTCCAACGTCGGGCTCGCCGGCGCGATACCGGAGTCGATGGCGGCGCTGTCCGGGCTGCGGTTCCTGGCGCTCGACCACAACCGGCTGACGGGCCCCGTGCCGGCGAGGCTGGCGCAGCTGCCCAGCATCGGCGCCATGTACCTGAACGGCAACAACCTGACTGGCGCGCTCGGGTTCGCGCCGGGGTTCTACCGGCGGATGGGGCGGCGGTTCGCGTCGTGGGACAACCCGGGGCTGTGCTACGACGTGGCCGCCGTGGACGCGGCCCACGCGCCCGCCGGGGTGGTGGTGTGCAAGGACCTGCAggagcccggcgccggcgctggcgcgcgGGAGGACGGGGGGAGGAAGCCCGAGGCGAGCTCGAACCtcatggcgtcgtcgtcggtcgGGTTCTCGGCCGCCTGGCCCGGCGGGTTCTGGTCCATGGTGGCGGTTCAGGGCACCATGGCTGCGCTCCTTGGGTCGGTGCTGCTATAG
- the LOC117858576 gene encoding disease resistance protein RGA5 produces MEVVMGVMSRLILKIGDLLVGEYKLQKGVKGKIMFLQPELESMQGALKEITKVPSDQIDSQDKAWASDVRELCYDIEDSIDTFMVRCTGIEPAGPDGMRGFISRSLDLLTRLRMRRKVATDIRDIKRRVIEAGERRERYKIDVDKPAAVDPRLLAHYKKATELVGIDEARDEVINILVEGDGVSSQHGKVVSIVGFGGLGKTTLANVVYEKIKEKFDCWAFVIVSQNPDMRKFFKGLLYELGKNVNDETLDERQLIDQTRKLLQTKRYCIVIDDIWSVSIWDMIRCALPDDVGGYIIITTTRILKVAEQVGGAYMMKPLCLESSRKLLYRRIFGNEEKYKCLDEHLTEVSDRILKKCAGVPLAIITIASLLANRARDKMDWYEVCNSIGTGLEYSLDVENMRKILAYSYYDLPPHLRTCLLYLSVFPEDSAIEKFRLIWMWIAEGFVQHEEKGKGLYELGEYYFNELINKSLIQPVYDSYEAIIVSCRVHDMVLDLVHSISSEENFVTMLINEHNAPQEQKVRRLLLQSNTDQAIPCAHMNMLQVRSVVAFSLAFNLMPALGTFKVLRVLDLKSCHLSQDCDLKHLGNLFHLRYLGIGRTYSDQLPDDVGNLRYLQTLDVVGSRFLSLPSTVVQLRHLMCLCIDQNTRVPNGIGSLTSLEDLSTLYICDDSMNILEELCHLTKLRVLEIFLFPAGNVTFGKSLVMSLCKLQKVQSLTIWTTGGECNFDAWVAPRHLRRLQLQYCWFSRLPDWVNSSLQDLSSLWISVRELHQDDLEILGRLPALRYLYLMVDHENLKIPRRFVIGTSSFPCLVGCRLLGFLGAVVFQQGAMMRLEILAFNFHAGEVREITSSDGRLNLGLENLLSLQEVLVYFRSRGASVMEVEEAKAALSHAIEIHPSHPKHDIWG; encoded by the exons ATGGAGGTGGTGATGGGGGTAATGTCGAGGCTCATCCTCAAGATTGGGGATCTGCTCGTCGGCGAGTACAAGCTGCAGAAGGGGGTGAAGGGGAAGATCATGTTCCTCCAACCTGAGCTCGAGAGCATGCAGGGCGCCCTGAAGGAGATAACCAAGGTTCCGTCAGACCAGATTGACAGCCAGGACAAGGCCTGGGCCAGCGATGTGCGAGAGCTCTGCTACGACATAGAGGACAGCATCGACACATTCATGGTGCGCTGCACGGGCATTGAGCCTGCAGGGCCGGATGGCATGAGGGGGTTCATTAGCAGGAGCCTTGATTTGCTGACAAGGCTCCGGATGCGCCGCAAGGTTGCTACTGACATCAGGGACATCAAGAGGCGTGTCATTGAGGCGGGCGAGCGGCGTGAGAGGTACAAGATCGATGTCGATAAGCCTGCTGCTGTTGATCCTCGTTTGTTGGCTCATTACAAGAAGGCAACAGAGCTCGTTGGCATTGATGAGGCAAGGGATGAGGTGATTAACATTCTGGTGGAAGGGGATGGTGTGTCCAGCCAGCATGGCAAGGTAGTTTCCATAGTTGGATTTGGGGGGCTGGGAAAGACGACTCTTGCTAATGTGGTGTATGAAAAGATCAAGGAAAAATTCGATTGCTGGGCTTTTGTTATTGTGTCTCAAAATCCTGACATGAGGAAATTCTTCAAGGGGTTGCTCTATGAACTTGGAAAGAACGTCAATGATGAAACATTGGATGAGAGGCAGCTCATCGATCAAACCAGAAAACTCCTTCAGACAAAGAG GTACTGCATTGTTATTGATGACATATGGAGTGTGTCGATTTGGGATATGATTAGATGTGCTTTGCCCGATGATGTTGGTGGATACATAATTATCACAACTACCCGTATTTTAAAGGTAGCCGAACAAGTTGGTGGTGCCTACATGATGAAACCCCTTTGTCTTGAGAGCTCCAGAAAATTATTATACAGAAGAATATTTGGCAATGAAGAGAAATACAAATGTCTTGATGAGCACTTAACAGAAGTATCTGATAGAATTTTAAAGAAATGTGCAGGTGTACCATTAGCCATCATTACCATAGCTAGTTTGTTGGCTAATAGAGCTAGAGATAAAATGGACTGGTATGAGGTGTGCAACTCTATTGGTACTGGATTGGAGTATAGTCTAGATGTAGAGAATATGAGGAAGATTTTGGCATATAGCTATTATGATTTGCCACCTCATCTACGGACTTGCTTACTATATTTAAGTGTATTTCCTGAGGATTCTGCGATTGAAAAATTTCGgctgatatggatgtggatagCTGAAGGTTTTGTACAACAtgaagaaaaagggaaaggcCTATATGAACTTGGAGAATATTATTTTAATGAGCTCATAAACAAAAGTTTGATCCAACCAGTGTATGACAGTTATGAAGCCATAATAGTATCCTGCCGTGTACATGATATGGTCCTTGACCTTGTACATTCCATTTCAAGTGAAGAAAATTTTGTTACCATGTTAATCAATGAGCACAACGCACCTCAGGAACAAAAGGTTCGTAGATTATTGCTTCAGAGCAACACAGATCAAGCTATTCCTTGTGCTCATATGAACATGCTACAAGTGAGGTCAGTTGTTGCCTTTTCACTAGCTTTTAATCTAATGCCAGCCCTTGGGACATTCAAAGTTCTGCGTGTACTGGATTTAAAAAGCTGTCATCTTTCACAAGATTGTGATCTTAAGCATCTTGGAAATCTATTTCACTTAAGGTACTTGGGAATAGGAAGGACATATAGTGATCAGCTCCCTGATGATGTAGGAAACCTACGATATCTACAAACATTGGACGTAGTGGGAAGTAGGTTTTTAAGTTTGCCATCAACAGTTGTTCAGCTAAGACATTTGATGTGTCTATGCATCGACCAGAATACAAGAGTGCCAAACGGGATTGGGAGCCTAACATCCCTTGAAGACCTCTCAACCCTGTACATTTGTGATGACTCCATGAATATTTTAGAAGAGCTATGCCATCTGACCAAACTCAGGGTGCTAGAAATTTTCTTATTCCCTGCAGGGAATGTCACCTTTGGGAAATCTCTGGTGATGTCCCTATGCAAGTTGCAAAAAGTCCAGAGTCTGACTATCTGGACCACTGGTGGTGAATGCAACTTCGATGCATGGGTTGCCCCTCGACATCTCCGTAGATTGCAACTACAATACTGCTGGTTCTCAAGGCTTCCAGATTGGGTGAATTCATCACTTCAGGACCTCTCCTCCCTATGGATCTCTGTGAGGGAGCTACATCAGGATGATCTTGAAATTCTTGGAAGGTTGCCAGCCCTCCGTTATTTGTATCTGATGGTGGACCATGAGAATCTCAAAATCCCTCGGAGATTCGTCATTGGTACTAGTTCATTCCCATGCCTTGTAGGATGCAGGTTGTTGGGATTTTTAGGTGCAGTGGTGTTTCAACAAGGAGCTATGATGAGGCTTGAAATCCTTGCATTCAACTTCCATGCAGGGGAGGTGAGAGAAATTACGAGCAGCGATGGTAGATTGAACTTGGGCTTGGAGAACCTTCTGTCACTCCAGGAGGTCCTGGTTTACTTCCGATCAAGAGGTGCCAGTGTGATGGAAGTGGAGGAGGCCAAGGCTGCACTAAGCCATGCGATTGAGATTCATCCCAGTCATCCCAAGCATGACATATGGGGATGA